A genomic window from Nitrospinota bacterium includes:
- a CDS encoding crossover junction endodeoxyribonuclease RuvC, with protein MSKNKSKILAIDPGTREMGIAFFDKGKIIYYGVKTIKKGKSPSETLKEGRKIILRLIKDFKPDNLIAEKAFFANNRRASLLNVFVDKIKSIARRKKLKLLNYAPSTVKKAICGNGRASKKDVARVIISKYPELKVYLTQDRAWKELYHQNMFDAVALGMMIK; from the coding sequence ATGTCAAAAAACAAATCAAAAATCTTAGCCATTGACCCCGGCACTAGAGAGATGGGGATTGCCTTTTTTGATAAGGGAAAGATTATTTATTATGGGGTAAAAACCATTAAAAAAGGGAAATCACCCAGTGAAACCCTGAAAGAAGGAAGAAAGATAATCCTTAGGTTGATAAAGGATTTTAAACCTGATAATCTTATAGCAGAGAAAGCTTTCTTTGCTAATAACCGAAGAGCATCTCTCCTTAATGTCTTTGTCGATAAAATAAAGTCAATTGCCAGACGAAAAAAGCTAAAGCTATTGAACTATGCTCCAAGCACTGTTAAAAAGGCGATCTGTGGCAATGGCCGGGCAAGTAAAAAAGATGTGGCAAGAGTTATCATCTCCAAATACCCGGAGCTTAAGGTTTATCTCACTCAAGATAGGGCTTGGAAGGAGCTTTACCACCAGAATATGTTTGATGCGGTGGCATTGGGGATGATGATAAAATAG
- a CDS encoding crossover junction endodeoxyribonuclease RuvC has protein sequence MPKEQLKIIGINPGTRYLGVAVFQGSELMDWRVKVLKGKWSKEKMKRAVEIISEFIDRYEPGALAIKKLHPSRRSRNLAQLTAKIKEFSRRKGLKVFQYSIKEVEEFFIKEDKLNKKNMAEAIVLENPALFHELQKEKAHKNPYFIRVFEAVALTSVCFYQLDK, from the coding sequence ATGCCCAAAGAGCAATTAAAAATCATAGGGATTAACCCAGGGACAAGATACTTGGGGGTTGCGGTCTTTCAAGGGTCAGAGCTTATGGATTGGAGAGTGAAGGTCCTCAAAGGAAAGTGGTCAAAAGAGAAGATGAAAAGGGCTGTGGAGATTATCTCAGAGTTTATCGACCGCTATGAGCCAGGTGCTTTAGCCATAAAGAAACTCCATCCCTCACGGAGGTCCCGGAATTTAGCTCAACTCACAGCAAAAATAAAGGAATTTTCCAGAAGAAAAGGTTTGAAGGTCTTCCAATATTCAATAAAGGAAGTAGAGGAGTTTTTCATCAAAGAAGATAAGCTAAACAAAAAGAATATGGCCGAGGCGATTGTCTTGGAGAATCCGGCCCTATTCCATGAGCTTCAAAAGGAGAAGGCTCATAAAAATCCCTACTTTATCAGAGTGTTTGAGGCTGTGGCTTTGACCTCGGTCTGTTTTTATCAATTGGATAAGTAA